A region of Antedon mediterranea chromosome 8, ecAntMedi1.1, whole genome shotgun sequence DNA encodes the following proteins:
- the LOC140056281 gene encoding uncharacterized protein isoform X1 — protein sequence MAALREDSFTRAHRGKRVRKLSDSENDSLRSSFRIETGNSQFYTKVPLTHLELDNDGGGGTGLTRNKKTQASFRLKKMTGYHDGSSRFPKLNDCAHFHYDNVEVTTITLTILDDNASYDETSAVQQNGGATHLDVPYTVQVGSTNKTWLIKRCYEDFRVLDKQIHRCIYDRRFSQLAELPKAKALSENRDAVKAMLAHYLNRFSEIAGDRINCGPVLNWMEMGHKGDRCFVIDNHGNRLVVGDDSAINIPAVAAAHVIQRYVAQAPDEITLQVGDIVSVIDMPPAEDSLWWHGKRGFEVGFFPSQCVELIGDIVPQAVASKIPKTPKPVLRRHGKLITFLRSFLVQRPTKGGLKQRGILRERVFGCDLGEHLLNTSQDVPDLVKACTKFIEEYGVVDGIYRLSGVASNIHRLRDEFDSEKSPELDEFKKDIHCVTAVCKLYFRELPNPLLTYQLYDRFAVAVADEENRLMHIHGTVQQLPPPHYRTLEYLIKHLSKMAEMEEKTGMNTKNLAIVWAPNLLRSKEIESGAAAFMEIRVQAVVVEYLIRNMDLIFNNKLFPDVPGLAVAKEHMQRPKSVIMSLPTKLLSLEEAQARTQNIEPDKEKKYIEVGGGPAALQEYHTVIDVPGRRPSSKFKKSGTWRDFFSFKQKDGKQKPQRENSPERTSYVIKGKQGSLRSVRSVESLTTTEGNAIKMTFDRHPESDKLPRRRRSSISCVEDSGLRRSCSNDSYFEDDSTVTTAAIAAATNDFLSATGQSPDDSIEVEEEAMHWHDVDSRMSSPMWIDEGIKTPDTSNKGSPLTPLATPRDMAMQPTVRTRAHTDPILDQSYDRKVDFQKSLPGEIHSPQRPPRSVDSCLKEATSDSSEARLRSKPVPPPKPAQRPVPAPRVSLSSHPTSDQKTNVNIENDEFAETGLEQRRPSVLQKLKHAVSPKKCEKERKSGERNSGHDLKISNEANDIVVKKRPTLSPVDTRRHVDKPESLVTHQGVVLRPRKLSPLVPQQTDAFEGFLSSPRKNRYSLDTVLSEYDNLREKYNSQALSPDFDVLQEISNEYENVSIQGKPVLSSERTMEHNASNEGPHTVVVRQKSKPSEVSLGLNLQERLEMINSGKTEVDDVQTEFAKSEFPGPQTATIMPFTPPPTPETSENVFSYRNSNGCMDGSVSPGISSLNISCNNSTSDNSSPKLFSNFSERKPIKLGSFKKKSPTLAAYEMNSAKMSSVAAKMSLYSSPVSSPTEENVFLSEMKSKLESTQEGANIRTSSSSSAQENIYMNFPVIQWRDSPNLATFSDEFKASRSTLISQYDNVDDEYDYSINSTNLPPLAIVEDDISDHY from the exons gttcCCTTAACCCATCTGGAACTAGAcaatgatggtggtggtggtaccGGATTAACACGGAATAAAAAAACGCAGGCTAGCTTCAGACTTAAGAAAATGACAGG gtATCATGATGGGAGCAGTAGATTTCCAAAATTAAACGACTGTGCTCATTTCCATTATGACAATGTGGAAGTTACAACAATAACT ctCACTATTCTTGATGACAATGCTAGCTACGATGAGACGTCGGCTGTGCAGCAGAACGGGGGCGCTACGCACCTAGATGTACCGTACACCGTACAAGTCGGTTCCACAAACAAAACATGGCTGATTAAAAGATGTTACGAAGACTTCCGTGTTCTAGATAAACAGATTCACAGATGTATCTACGACAGAAGGTTTAGTCAGTTGGCAGAGCTGCCGAAGGCAAAGGCACTATCGGAAAACAGAGAT GCAGTAAAAGCAATGTTAGCACATTATCTTAACAGATTTTCGGAAATAGCAGGAGATCGGATAAACTGTGGACCAGTATTAAATTGGATGGAG atgGGCCACAAAGGAGACCGTTGTTTCGTT atTGATAACCATGGCAACAGATTAGTCGTTGGTGATGATTCTGCCATCAATATTCCTGCCGTGGCAGCTGCTCATGTCATTCAGCGATACGTAGCTCAAGCACCAGATGAGATTACATTACAG GTTGGAGACATTGTATCTGTAATTGACATGCCTCCAGCAGAAGACTCCCTCTGGTGGCATGGCAAACGTGGTTTTGAAGTAGGCTTTTTTCCCAGTCAATGTGTGGAGTTAATAGGAGATATTGTACCTCAAGCTGTTGCATCCAAGATTCCAAAGACACCAAAGCCAG TATTGCGACGGCATGGAAAACTAATCACATTCCTGCGCTCTTTTTTGGTTCAACGACCAACAAAAGGCGGTTTAAAGCAGCGTGGTATTCTACGGGAACGAGTGTTTGGCTGTGATTTAGGCGAACATCTTTTAAACACATCTCAAGATG TTCCAGATTTAGTGAAAGCATGTACAAAGTTCATTGAAGAATATGGTGTTGTAGATGGCATCTATCGTCTATCAGGAGTTGCATCAAACATCCATCGTTTACGGGATGAGTTCGATAGCGAGAAATCGCCGGAGCTAGACGAGTTTAAAAAAGACATACACTGCGTTACAGCTGTTTGCAAATTGTACTTCAGGGAATTGCCAAACCCATTACTAACTTATCAACTTTACGATCGCTTTGCG GTTGCAGTAGCTGATGAGGAGAATCGCCTAATGCATATTCATGGCACCGTCCAGCAGCTCCCACCACCGCATTATCGTACTTTAGAATATCTCATTAAGCATCTATCCAAGATGGCCGAGATGGAAGAAAAGACAGGCATGAACACGAAGAACCTAGCAATAGTCTGGGCTCCTAACTTACTTAG GTCAAAAGAGATTGAGTCTGGAGCAGCAGCATTTATGGAAATCCGTGTTCAAGCTGTAGTCGTAGAATACTTAATCCGTAACATGGATCTTATCTTTAACAATAAACTTTTCCCAGATGTTCCAG GTCTTGCTGTAGCAAAGGAACACATGCAAAGGCCCAAGTCTGTCATAATGAGTCTTCCAACCAAACTGTTATCACTAGAAGAAGCCCAAGCACGTACTCAAAACATTGAACCtgataaagaaaagaaatacataGAGGTCGGAGGTGGCCCGGCTGCACTACAAGAGTACCATACTGTCATTGATGTTCC GGGTCGACGACCTTCAAGCAAGTTCAAGAAATCGGGAACGTGGCGAGATTTCTTTAGTTTCAAGCAAAAAGACGGTAAACAAAAACCACAGCGAGAGAATTCGCCAGAAAGGACGTCATACGTGATTAAAGGAAAACAAGGCAGTCTGCGATCAGTGCGTAGTGTTGAGAGCCTGACGACCACCGAGGGTAATGCTAttaaaatgacctttgaccGCCACCCAG AATCAGATAAATTGCCTCGTCGTCGGAGGTCATCAATCTCATGTGTTGAAGATTCTGGGTTAAGGCGTTCTTGTTCTAATGACTCTTACTTTGAAGATGACAGCACAGTAACGACAGCTGCCATTGCAGCGGCAACGAATGATTTCTTGTCCGCAACTGGACAGAGTCCTGATGACAGCATTGAGGTTGAAGAAGAGGCCATGCATTGGCACGATGTAGACAGTAGGATGTCAAGTCCCATGTGGATTGATGAAGGAATAAAAACACCAGATACATCAAACAAAGGATCACCGTTAACCCCTCTTGCTACGCCAAGAGACATGGCGATGCAGCCAACAGTAAGGACAAGAGCTCATACTGATCCAATACTCGATCAGTCTTATGATCGCAAAGTTGATTTTCAAAAATCTTTACCGGGGGAGATTCACTCCCCTCAAAGACCACCAAGGTCAGTTGATAGTTGCTTAAAAGAAGCAACTTCAGACTCTTCAGAGGCTAGGTTAAGAAGTAAACCAGTGCCTCCACCTAAGCCGGCTCAAAGGCCTGTACCAGCGCCTAGAGTATCTTTATCTTCACACCCCACAAGCGAccaaaaaacaaatgtaaatattgagaaTGATGAATTTGCAGAAACTGGCTTAGAACAACGGCGACCGTCTGTTTTACAAAAACTTAAACATGCTGTCTcgccaaaaaaatgtgaaaaagaaAGGAAATCAGGAGAAAGAAACTCTGGTCATGATTTAAAAATATCTAACGAAGCAAATGATATTGTTGTAAAGAAAAGGCCGACATTGTCACCGGTAGACACCAGGAGGCATGTTGATAAACCTGAGAGTTTAGTAACACATCAGGGCGTTGTTTTGAGGCCCCGTAAATTATCGCCTTTAGTACCGCAACAAACGGACGCTTTTGAAGGATTTCTATCTTCACCGCGAAAAAATCGGTATAGTTTAGATACTGTGTTATCGGAATATGACAACTTACGCGAAAAATACAATTCGCAAGCCTTGTCTCCGGATTTTGATGTTTTACAAGAAATTAGTAATGAGTATGAAAATGTTAGCATACAGGGTAAACCGGTGTTGTCTTCGGAACGAACCATGGAGCATAATGCTTCTAACGAAGGACCACATACTGTTGTTGTACGACAGAAAAGTAAACCAAGTGAAGTGTCTTTAGGTTTAAATTTACAAGAACGACTTGAAATGATTAATTCAGGAAAAACTGAAGTAGATGATGTTCAAACAGAATTTGCAAAATCTGAATTTCCCGGACCGCAAACTGCCACAATCATGCCATTTACACCGCCCCCAACGCCGGAAACGTCAGAGAACGTGTTTAGTTACAGGAACTCAAACGGATGTATGGACGGCTCGGTATCACCGGGCATAAGCTCACTAAACATAAGCTGTAACAATTCAACCAGTGATAATTCATCGCccaaattattttcaaattttagcGAGAGGAAACCGATCAAATTGGGATCGTTCAAAAAGAAAAGTCCAACGTTAGCAGCGTATGAAATGAACTCTGCTAAAATGAGTTCCGTTGCCGCAAAAATGAGTTTATATTCATCTCCTGTATCGTCTCCTACCGAAGAAAACGTGTTTTTATCTGAAATGAAATCTAAATTAGAAAGCACACAAGAGGGTGCCAATATTAGAACAAGTAGCAGTTCTTCTGCGCAAGAAAACATATATATGAACTTCCCCGTCATACAATGGCGAGATTCTCCAAATTTAGCAACGTTTTCTGATGAATTTAAAGCAAGCCGGTCTACTTTGATTTCACAGTATGATAATGTAGATGATGAGTATGATTATTCAATTAATTCAACTAACCTCCCGCCTTTAGCCATTGTTGAAGATGATATAAGTGatcattattaa
- the LOC140056281 gene encoding uncharacterized protein isoform X4, which yields MLAHYLNRFSEIAGDRINCGPVLNWMEMGHKGDRCFVIDNHGNRLVVGDDSAINIPAVAAAHVIQRYVAQAPDEITLQVGDIVSVIDMPPAEDSLWWHGKRGFEVGFFPSQCVELIGDIVPQAVASKIPKTPKPVLRRHGKLITFLRSFLVQRPTKGGLKQRGILRERVFGCDLGEHLLNTSQDVPDLVKACTKFIEEYGVVDGIYRLSGVASNIHRLRDEFDSEKSPELDEFKKDIHCVTAVCKLYFRELPNPLLTYQLYDRFAVAVADEENRLMHIHGTVQQLPPPHYRTLEYLIKHLSKMAEMEEKTGMNTKNLAIVWAPNLLRSKEIESGAAAFMEIRVQAVVVEYLIRNMDLIFNNKLFPDVPGLAVAKEHMQRPKSVIMSLPTKLLSLEEAQARTQNIEPDKEKKYIEVGGGPAALQEYHTVIDVPGRRPSSKFKKSGTWRDFFSFKQKDGKQKPQRENSPERTSYVIKGKQGSLRSVRSVESLTTTEGNAIKMTFDRHPESDKLPRRRRSSISCVEDSGLRRSCSNDSYFEDDSTVTTAAIAAATNDFLSATGQSPDDSIEVEEEAMHWHDVDSRMSSPMWIDEGIKTPDTSNKGSPLTPLATPRDMAMQPTVRTRAHTDPILDQSYDRKVDFQKSLPGEIHSPQRPPRSVDSCLKEATSDSSEARLRSKPVPPPKPAQRPVPAPRVSLSSHPTSDQKTNVNIENDEFAETGLEQRRPSVLQKLKHAVSPKKCEKERKSGERNSGHDLKISNEANDIVVKKRPTLSPVDTRRHVDKPESLVTHQGVVLRPRKLSPLVPQQTDAFEGFLSSPRKNRYSLDTVLSEYDNLREKYNSQALSPDFDVLQEISNEYENVSIQGKPVLSSERTMEHNASNEGPHTVVVRQKSKPSEVSLGLNLQERLEMINSGKTEVDDVQTEFAKSEFPGPQTATIMPFTPPPTPETSENVFSYRNSNGCMDGSVSPGISSLNISCNNSTSDNSSPKLFSNFSERKPIKLGSFKKKSPTLAAYEMNSAKMSSVAAKMSLYSSPVSSPTEENVFLSEMKSKLESTQEGANIRTSSSSSAQENIYMNFPVIQWRDSPNLATFSDEFKASRSTLISQYDNVDDEYDYSINSTNLPPLAIVEDDISDHY from the exons ATGTTAGCACATTATCTTAACAGATTTTCGGAAATAGCAGGAGATCGGATAAACTGTGGACCAGTATTAAATTGGATGGAG atgGGCCACAAAGGAGACCGTTGTTTCGTT atTGATAACCATGGCAACAGATTAGTCGTTGGTGATGATTCTGCCATCAATATTCCTGCCGTGGCAGCTGCTCATGTCATTCAGCGATACGTAGCTCAAGCACCAGATGAGATTACATTACAG GTTGGAGACATTGTATCTGTAATTGACATGCCTCCAGCAGAAGACTCCCTCTGGTGGCATGGCAAACGTGGTTTTGAAGTAGGCTTTTTTCCCAGTCAATGTGTGGAGTTAATAGGAGATATTGTACCTCAAGCTGTTGCATCCAAGATTCCAAAGACACCAAAGCCAG TATTGCGACGGCATGGAAAACTAATCACATTCCTGCGCTCTTTTTTGGTTCAACGACCAACAAAAGGCGGTTTAAAGCAGCGTGGTATTCTACGGGAACGAGTGTTTGGCTGTGATTTAGGCGAACATCTTTTAAACACATCTCAAGATG TTCCAGATTTAGTGAAAGCATGTACAAAGTTCATTGAAGAATATGGTGTTGTAGATGGCATCTATCGTCTATCAGGAGTTGCATCAAACATCCATCGTTTACGGGATGAGTTCGATAGCGAGAAATCGCCGGAGCTAGACGAGTTTAAAAAAGACATACACTGCGTTACAGCTGTTTGCAAATTGTACTTCAGGGAATTGCCAAACCCATTACTAACTTATCAACTTTACGATCGCTTTGCG GTTGCAGTAGCTGATGAGGAGAATCGCCTAATGCATATTCATGGCACCGTCCAGCAGCTCCCACCACCGCATTATCGTACTTTAGAATATCTCATTAAGCATCTATCCAAGATGGCCGAGATGGAAGAAAAGACAGGCATGAACACGAAGAACCTAGCAATAGTCTGGGCTCCTAACTTACTTAG GTCAAAAGAGATTGAGTCTGGAGCAGCAGCATTTATGGAAATCCGTGTTCAAGCTGTAGTCGTAGAATACTTAATCCGTAACATGGATCTTATCTTTAACAATAAACTTTTCCCAGATGTTCCAG GTCTTGCTGTAGCAAAGGAACACATGCAAAGGCCCAAGTCTGTCATAATGAGTCTTCCAACCAAACTGTTATCACTAGAAGAAGCCCAAGCACGTACTCAAAACATTGAACCtgataaagaaaagaaatacataGAGGTCGGAGGTGGCCCGGCTGCACTACAAGAGTACCATACTGTCATTGATGTTCC GGGTCGACGACCTTCAAGCAAGTTCAAGAAATCGGGAACGTGGCGAGATTTCTTTAGTTTCAAGCAAAAAGACGGTAAACAAAAACCACAGCGAGAGAATTCGCCAGAAAGGACGTCATACGTGATTAAAGGAAAACAAGGCAGTCTGCGATCAGTGCGTAGTGTTGAGAGCCTGACGACCACCGAGGGTAATGCTAttaaaatgacctttgaccGCCACCCAG AATCAGATAAATTGCCTCGTCGTCGGAGGTCATCAATCTCATGTGTTGAAGATTCTGGGTTAAGGCGTTCTTGTTCTAATGACTCTTACTTTGAAGATGACAGCACAGTAACGACAGCTGCCATTGCAGCGGCAACGAATGATTTCTTGTCCGCAACTGGACAGAGTCCTGATGACAGCATTGAGGTTGAAGAAGAGGCCATGCATTGGCACGATGTAGACAGTAGGATGTCAAGTCCCATGTGGATTGATGAAGGAATAAAAACACCAGATACATCAAACAAAGGATCACCGTTAACCCCTCTTGCTACGCCAAGAGACATGGCGATGCAGCCAACAGTAAGGACAAGAGCTCATACTGATCCAATACTCGATCAGTCTTATGATCGCAAAGTTGATTTTCAAAAATCTTTACCGGGGGAGATTCACTCCCCTCAAAGACCACCAAGGTCAGTTGATAGTTGCTTAAAAGAAGCAACTTCAGACTCTTCAGAGGCTAGGTTAAGAAGTAAACCAGTGCCTCCACCTAAGCCGGCTCAAAGGCCTGTACCAGCGCCTAGAGTATCTTTATCTTCACACCCCACAAGCGAccaaaaaacaaatgtaaatattgagaaTGATGAATTTGCAGAAACTGGCTTAGAACAACGGCGACCGTCTGTTTTACAAAAACTTAAACATGCTGTCTcgccaaaaaaatgtgaaaaagaaAGGAAATCAGGAGAAAGAAACTCTGGTCATGATTTAAAAATATCTAACGAAGCAAATGATATTGTTGTAAAGAAAAGGCCGACATTGTCACCGGTAGACACCAGGAGGCATGTTGATAAACCTGAGAGTTTAGTAACACATCAGGGCGTTGTTTTGAGGCCCCGTAAATTATCGCCTTTAGTACCGCAACAAACGGACGCTTTTGAAGGATTTCTATCTTCACCGCGAAAAAATCGGTATAGTTTAGATACTGTGTTATCGGAATATGACAACTTACGCGAAAAATACAATTCGCAAGCCTTGTCTCCGGATTTTGATGTTTTACAAGAAATTAGTAATGAGTATGAAAATGTTAGCATACAGGGTAAACCGGTGTTGTCTTCGGAACGAACCATGGAGCATAATGCTTCTAACGAAGGACCACATACTGTTGTTGTACGACAGAAAAGTAAACCAAGTGAAGTGTCTTTAGGTTTAAATTTACAAGAACGACTTGAAATGATTAATTCAGGAAAAACTGAAGTAGATGATGTTCAAACAGAATTTGCAAAATCTGAATTTCCCGGACCGCAAACTGCCACAATCATGCCATTTACACCGCCCCCAACGCCGGAAACGTCAGAGAACGTGTTTAGTTACAGGAACTCAAACGGATGTATGGACGGCTCGGTATCACCGGGCATAAGCTCACTAAACATAAGCTGTAACAATTCAACCAGTGATAATTCATCGCccaaattattttcaaattttagcGAGAGGAAACCGATCAAATTGGGATCGTTCAAAAAGAAAAGTCCAACGTTAGCAGCGTATGAAATGAACTCTGCTAAAATGAGTTCCGTTGCCGCAAAAATGAGTTTATATTCATCTCCTGTATCGTCTCCTACCGAAGAAAACGTGTTTTTATCTGAAATGAAATCTAAATTAGAAAGCACACAAGAGGGTGCCAATATTAGAACAAGTAGCAGTTCTTCTGCGCAAGAAAACATATATATGAACTTCCCCGTCATACAATGGCGAGATTCTCCAAATTTAGCAACGTTTTCTGATGAATTTAAAGCAAGCCGGTCTACTTTGATTTCACAGTATGATAATGTAGATGATGAGTATGATTATTCAATTAATTCAACTAACCTCCCGCCTTTAGCCATTGTTGAAGATGATATAAGTGatcattattaa